The Candidatus Hydrogenedentota bacterium genome includes a window with the following:
- a CDS encoding FYDLN acid domain-containing protein, producing the protein MPLKYFCPKCEKRFVDWGAEKLGFKCPDCPGETLYRVGTLPEGESAAPSLSKSAAKRKAKPRVKVAVEEGAFEAEFASGIDDDTEAIVDDVDIDEDGDSDVLGDSLAIDDD; encoded by the coding sequence ATGCCGTTAAAGTACTTCTGTCCGAAATGTGAGAAGCGGTTCGTCGATTGGGGCGCTGAAAAGCTTGGCTTCAAATGCCCCGATTGCCCGGGCGAAACGTTGTATCGCGTGGGCACATTGCCGGAGGGAGAGTCCGCCGCGCCCTCGCTTTCGAAGAGCGCCGCGAAGCGGAAGGCGAAGCCCCGGGTTAAGGTGGCGGTTGAAGAGGGAGCGTTCGAGGCGGAATTCGCCAGCGGCATCGACGATGATACGGAAGCGATCGTGGACGATGTCGATATCGATGAAGATGGCGATTCGGATGTGCTGGGGGATAGTCTGGCGATTGACGACGACTGA
- a CDS encoding response regulator: MSTVLIATIDSLLYEVLSSEISGEGHTVIWAADGKDAYDMTLSQHPDLVFTEEELPIFSGYELAEMLQGDPEVPSALPVYLLSNEAPEPHRFTRAGFKGRFPREHGYFELRELLAAELRQPLVWEGDGGF, translated from the coding sequence ATGTCCACCGTATTGATCGCCACCATCGACTCCCTGCTCTACGAGGTCCTCTCGTCTGAAATCAGCGGCGAGGGCCACACCGTGATTTGGGCCGCGGATGGCAAGGATGCGTATGACATGACGCTTTCGCAACATCCGGACCTGGTGTTTACGGAAGAGGAACTTCCCATTTTCAGTGGCTACGAGCTTGCCGAAATGTTGCAGGGCGACCCCGAGGTTCCTTCCGCGCTTCCGGTGTACCTACTGTCCAATGAGGCTCCCGAGCCGCACCGGTTCACGCGCGCCGGATTCAAGGGGCGTTTCCCCAGGGAACACGGCTATTTCGAGTTGCGCGAGCTGCTGGCCGCGGAACTTCGCCAGCCTCTTGTCTGGGAGGGGGACGGCGGTTTCTGA